The Phaeacidiphilus oryzae TH49 region AGGACTGCGATGTCGTCGTCACCGGGGTGGGCGCCACCACCCCCCTCGGTGCCGACGCGCCGTCGACCTGGCAGGGGCTGCTGACCGGCGAGTCCGGGGTGGTCGCGCTGGAGGAGGACTGGGCCGAGCAGCTGCCCGTGCGGATCGCCGCCCGGCTGCGCCAGGAGCCCACCGAGGTGCTGGAGCGGGTGGAGGCCCGGCGCCTCGACCGCAGCGAGCAGATCGCCCTGATCTCGGCCCGCGAGGCCTGGCAGGACGCGGGGCGGCCGGAGGTCGCGCCCGAGCGGCTGGCGGTGGTCATCGGCACCGGGACCGGCGGCGTCACCTCGCTGCTCGGCCAGGACGACGTGCTGGAGGAGCGCGGTCCGCGCCGGGTCTCCCCGCACACAGTCACCATGATGATGGCCAACGGCCCGGCCGCCTGGGTCTCCATCGACCTCGGCGCGAAGGGCGGGGCGCGGACCACGGTGAGCGCCTGCTCCTCGGGGGCCGAGGCGCTGGCGCTGGCCCACGACCTGATCCGGCTGGGGCGGGCGGACGTCGTCGTCGCCGGCGGCACCGAGGCGTCCGTGCAGCCGCTGCCGATCGCGGCGTTCGCGCAGCTCACCGCGCTCTCCAAGCGGAACGACGACCCGGCGGGCGCGTCCCGGCCGTTCGACGCCGGGCGGGACGGCTTCGTGCTGGGCGAGGGCGCGGTGGCCCTGGTGCTGGAGCGCGGCGACAGGGCGCGGGAGCGCGGCGCGCGGGCGTACGCGGAGCTGGCCGGCTCGGGGATCACCTCCAACGCCGTCCACATCACCGCTTCCGACGTGGACGGGCAGGCCCGGGCGATGCGGATGGCGATGGAGGACGGGGGGCTGCGGCCGGAGGACATCGGGCTGGTGCACGCCCACGCGACGGCGACTCCGCAGGGCGACGTGGAGGAGGCGGACGCCATCGCGGAGGCGGTCGGGCTGCATCCCGCGGTGAGTGCGATCAAGTCCAACACCGGCCATCTGCTGGGCGCCTCCGGCGCGTTGACGGCGCTGGCGACGGTGTACGGGCTGCGGGACGGGGTGGCGCCGGCGATCCTGAACCTGCGCGAGGTCGATCCGGCGGTGAAGCTGGATCTGGTCACCGGCGCGGCTCGGGAGCGGGGCTTCGGCGCGGCACTGGCCAACTCCTTCGGCTTCGGCGGCCACAACGTGTCGCTGGCGTTCCGCCGGGTGGACTGACCGGGTCGTGGCGGGCCGGTCGCGCGGTTTCCCGTGCCCCTTGTCGCGTTGCTCGCATTGCTCGTTGGGCACGCCCGGGCGCCCGGCGGGTGGCTGCAGGAGTATTGACCCCCTGTCGGCGGCGGAATCAGACTCGAAGCGCTGGACGTGATCATCCCGGACGCACCATGGCGCGCGCAGGGGAGTCGAGAGCCGATGAGCACTGTGGAGACCGTTCGAGGCCCGGTCGACACCGCCGAGTTGGGGCCGACGCTGATGCATGAGCACGTCTTCGTGCTCTCCACCGAGCATGTGCAGAACTACGGCGCCGGCGACTGGTGGGACGAGGAGGAGCGCGTCGCGGACGCCGTACGGCAGCTGAAGGCCGTGCGGGACAGGGGGATCCGCACCCTCGTGGACCCCACGGTGTGGGGGCTCGGCCGCTACATCCCGCGGGTGCGGCGCGTCGCCGAGCAGGTGGACGGGCTGAACGTCATCGCCGCCACCGGGCTCTACAGCTTCCACGAACTCCCGCACCAGTACGCCAACCGCGGCCCCGGGCTGCTGATCGACAGCGACGTCGACCCGATGGCCGAGGACTTCGTCCGGGACCTCACCCGGGGGATCGGCGACACCGGCGTCCGCGCCGCCTTCCTCAAGTGCGTGGTGGAGGCGGACGGCCTGGTCCCGGGGGTGGAGCGGATCGCCCGCGCGGTGGCCCACGCCCACCGGGAGACCGGAGCGCCGATCACCGTCCACACCAACGCCCGCCGCGAGACGGGCCGGCTGGCCGCGGACTTCTTCGCCAAGGAGGGCGTCGACCTGACCAAGGTGGTGATCGGCCACGCGGGGGACAGCAACGACCTGGGGTACCTCACCGAACTCGCCGACCGGGGCGTGCTGCTGGGCATGGACCGGTTCGGCCTGGACGGCTACAACGGCACCGAGGACCGGATCAGTACCATCCTCGCCCTCGCCGAGCGGGGCTACGCCGACCGCATGGTGCTGTCGCACGACGCCGCCTGCTTCATCGACTACTTCGGCCGGCCGGAGGAGCGCGCGGAGGCGCTCCAGCGGTTCGCGCCCAACTGGCACTTCAACCACATCAGCGACGACGTGCTGCCGGCGCTGCGCGAGCGCGGGCTCGGCGAGGACGCCATCCGGACGATGATGGTGGACAACCCCCGGCGGTACTTCGGCGGTGAGGGCGCATGAGCGGCGGCGCGGGCGGAGCGGGCGGAGCGGGGAGTACGTCGATCTTCGACACCAGCGGCGTGCGACGGGGTGACGACGAGGTGCTGCACTACAGCGGACTGCCGGAGAGCCTGGTCGCGATGCTGGCCGCGCAGGTGGCGGAACGGCCGGATCAGGAGGCGGTGGTCGAACTGCCCGACCCGGACCCCGAAGTGGGCGGTGAGCGGGTGGCGCTGACCTACCGTCAGCTCTGGGACCGGGCGCAGCGGGTCGCCGGCGGGCTGCGGGCGGAGGGGATCCGGCGCGGCGACCGGGTGGCGATCCGGCTGGGCAACGGCATCCCGTGGGTGCTGGCCTTCTGGGGCGTGCAGCTCGCCGGCGCGCTCGCGGTCCCGGTGAACATGCGCTTCAGCGAGGACGAGGCGCGCTACGTGGTGGAGGACAGCGGGGCGGCGTACGTCGTGGCGGAGGGCGCGAGGGGCGCGGAAGGCGCCGGGGGCGTCGCGCTGCCGGACGGGCCGCCGTACCGGGAGGAGGGGCTGGGCCCCGCCGATCCGGCGGCGATCTTCTACACCAGCGGCACCACCGGCTTTCCCAAGGGCGCGGTGACCACCCACGAGAACTTCCTCTCCAACTGCGAGACCTGCCGCCGGGTGATGGACTACGGCGGCGGAGCCGGGGAGAGCCGGCAGCCGGGGCTGCGGACGCTGGTCTCCGTGCCGCTGTTCCATGTCACCGGCTGCAACAGCCAGTTGCTCTTTCTCGCGCACATCGGCGGCACCACCGTGATCATGCCGCGGTTCGAGGTGAAGGCGTTTCTCCGGGCGATCGAGGAGGAACGGATCAATCTGGTCACCTCCGTTCCGGCGATCTACTGGCTGGCGCTGAACCGGCCGGAGTTCGCGCGGACGGACGTCTCCTCGGTCACGAAGATCAGTTACGGCGGGGCGCCGATCGCGCCGGAACTCGTGGGACGGATACGGAAGGCCTTTCCGGCCGCCCGGGTGGGCAACGGATTCGGATTGACCGAGACCTCCAGTGTCGCCACCTTCCTCCCCCATGAATTCGCCGACCACGCCGACTCGGTGGGCTTCGCGGCGCCGGTGTGCGAGCTGCGGGTGGTGGACGCGGGGCCGGACGGGGTGGGGGAGTTGCTGGTACGCGGACCCAATGTGGTGGCCGGCTACTGGAACAAGCCGGAGGCCACGGAGGCGGCGTTCCTGCCGGGCGGCTGGCTGCGTACGGGGGACCTGGCGCGGGTGGACGAGCGGGGACTGGTGCGGATCGTGGACCGGGCGAAGGACATGATCAACCGGGGTGGCGAGAACGTCTACTGCGTGGAGGTGGAGAACGCGCTGGCCGGTGCGCCGGGGGTGCAGGAGGCGGCGGTCGTGGGGGTGCCGGACGAGGTGATGGGGGAGAAGGTCGGCGCGGTGCTGGTTCCCCTGCCGGGGGCGGAAGTTGACGTCCCGGCGGTGCTGGCGCATCTGCGCGGGCTGATCGCGGACTTCAAGCTGCCGGAGTATGTGGCGATTCGGGAGGAACCGCTGCCGCGGAATCCGGGCGGCAAGATCCTTAAGCGACCGTTGCGCGAATCCGGGGAGCTGGACTGGGTCTCGACGGGTAAGTAGGCCCGCTATTCCGCGAGCCGCGCAAGCGGAAATGGACGGCTGTGCGAGTGTCTCCCGCGGTCGCATGGGTGTGCGGGTTATCCTTGCTGTCTCGCGAGCCGACCGATCAGCGGGAGCTGGGTCCGGCTCGCGGCAATTCAGCACGGTTTCTCAACGGGGGGCTTCATGACGGCGCAGCCGCAGTACAACGACCCACTGACCCGCCAACTCGCAGGATTGCTACGCGAGTTGCAGTCCCAGGTGGCCGACGCCCCGCAGTCCCCCCCGCCACCACCGACAACCGACACACCGCCCCCTCCCCACCCGGAGCAATCCCCCAACTCCCACTTGATCGCCGCAGCGTAGCCGCACGCTCCAGAGGCGCGGGAAACTGCGCGGCCGCCCACGGCGATGCCGCACGCGGCGACGAACCCTCGGCTTGCACCCGCGTCGCCGCCGCAGCGGCGCCGCCGCGCGCTCAAGGGGCGCGGGGAACTGCGCGGCCAACCCACGACGATGCCGCACTCGGCGACGAACCCTCGGGTCGCACCCGCTTAGCCGCCGCAGCGGCGCAGCCGCGCCTGAGGGGCGCGGGGAACTGCGCGGCCAACCCACCACGGCGCCGCACTCGGCGACGAACCCTCGGGTTGCACCCGCTTAGCCGCCGCAGCGGCGCAGCCGCGCTCAAGGGGCGCGGGGAACTGCGCGGTCAGCTCACCACGGCGCCGCACTCGGCAACCGCCCTTGCGTTGCACCCGCTTCGCCGCCGCAGCCGCGCCCGCGCCCCCCGCCCCCGCGAGCCGCTAGCTCCCCGGAGTGAAGACGTACGGAGTGGTCGTAGTGATCGGCTGGAAGCCCAAGCGGGTGAGGATAGGGGCGCTGTCGGCCGAGGCGTCCACCTGCAGGTAGCGGGTGGGGCAGCGGCGCGCCCGGTGAGCGACCAGCGCGCGGTAGATGCCGCGCCCGCGCCACGCGGCCAGCGTCGAGCCGCCCCAGAGCCCGGCGAAGTCCGTCTTCGGCTTCACGGCCAGCCACGCCGCGGACACCGTCCGCCCCGTCGCGTCGTCCTCCGCGGCGAGGACGGTGAAGAGGTCGGGCCCCGCGGTCAGGCGGCCGTAGAGGTCGTCGGCCATCCAGGACATGTCCATGCCCCAGACCTCGCTCTCCATCGCCGCGACCCGCTCCGTCCCCTCCCGGTCGGTGACCTGACGGATCGTCACCCCCGCCGGCTCCGGCACGTCCCGCGCCGCCTGCTCGGCCGTCTCGGCGACCAGCACCGTCTCCGGCTCCTCCGGCACGAAGCCCGCCGCGCGCAGCCGCTCCGGCAGGTCGGCCGGCTGGTCGTGGCCGCGGATCTTCCACTCGGCGCTCTCGCCGCGCTCGGTGAAGTACGCGCACTGCCGGGCGATCAGCGCGTCCAGCTCCGCGCCCCGCACCCCGCCGAGGTCGGCCGGCGCGGTGAGGAAGCCGCGGAAGAGCCCGGTGACCCGCAGCAGCGGCCCGTCCCGCTCCTCGCGGACGCCGGCCGGCAGCGGATCGGGACCGCCGCGCAGCTGGGCGTCGTAGGCGGCGAGGAGTTCGGAGGTGGTCGTCATGGCTGTGAGCCTAAGCAGCGGCGCAAGCGGTTTTCCCCCGCGCCGGCGCGCCGGGTGCGCGGACACCCGCAGGACACCTGGGCGTCGGATCGGCGACACCTGTGCGCCATCTGTCGCATCGTCAGCTTCCGTACCACCATGTGCTCATGACACAGATGACCCGGAAGACCAGGAGGAGGTACGCCTGGGCCGGCGCCCTCGGCACCGCCGCCCTCCTGGCGTCCGCGCTCGGCGCGACGGCCGGCAGCGCGCCGGCCAGCGCGGAGGCGCCCGCGGCGCAGCCCGCGTTCCATCCGCCGAGGATCAAGCACGTCTGGCTGATCATCCTGGAGAACAAGTCGTACGAGGCCGCCTTCACCGGTCTCAACCAGAACAGCTATCTGTGGAAGACCCTCCCGCGCTACGGCGAGCTGCTGCGCCAGTACTACGGCACCGGCCACTACAGCGAGGACAACTACCTCTCCCTGATAGCGGGCCAGGCGCCGACCCCGGACACCCAGCAGGACTGCCCGACATACGTGGACACCAAGCCGGGCACCCCCGCCGAGGACGGCCAGGTCAACGCGAGCTCCGGCTGCGTCTACCCGTCCTACGTCAAGACGCTCTACAACCAGCTGGACGCCAAGCGCCTCAGCTGGAAGGAGTACGAGCAGGACATGGGCAAGGACGCCGGCCGGGAGGACCCGTACCACTGCGGGATCCCCGGCGACCCCTCCGGCTCCGGCGTCCCCGACCCCGGTTCGGCGACCGCCACCGACCAGTACGTCCCCAAGCACAACCCGGCGGCCTGGTTCCACGCCGTCACCGACAACCCGCGGGACTGCGCCGACGTGGCCCCGCTGGACGGCCTCCCGGCGACCGCCGGCCACCCGGCGGTCAGCGGCCTCGCGCAGGACCTGAGGAGCGAGGCGACCACGCCCGCCTTCTCCTGGATCACCCCGGACAACTGCTCGGACGCCCACGACGCGACCTGCAAGGGCGACAACCTCTCCGGCGACCCGAACGACCACCAGGGCGGCCTCTACGCCGCCGACCTGTTCCTGCAGAAGGTCGTCCCGGAGATCATGGCCTCGCCCGCGTTCCAGGACGACGGGATGATCGACATCACCTTCGACGAGGCGTTCCCGCCGTACAAGCTCTACGGCAACTCGATCGCGGACTACACCGGCAACTCCGACCCGGCGCTGAACGTGCCGACGGACACCTCGCAGTCGATCGTCGCCTGCTGCAACGAGCTCCCCGGGCCGAACACCCCGCAACCCGGCGACCAGGCCTTCGGCCAGGACACCACCCCCGGCGGCGGGATCACCGGATCGCTGCTGATCTCCCGCTTCATCAAGCCCGGCACCATCAGCGACCAGCCGTACAACCACTACTCCTGGCTGCGCTCGATGGAGGACCTGTACGGGATCACCAGCGGCGGCACGGACGGACGGGGGCACCTCGGCTACGCCGGGATGGACGGGCTGCGCCCGTTCGGGCCGGACGTCTACAACAACCCGGGCGGCCGTGCGATGCCGCCGGCGGCGATGGGCAGCCGAGGCGTGTACCGCGCGGTCCAGACCCTGCCGCAGGACCAACCGGCCGTCGTACGGCCGGCGTTCACCGGGCCGCAGGCGGCGACCGAGAGCCTGCGGAAGGGCTCGGCGCGGTGAGCCGAGGCCCGATACCCGCCCGCGCCCGGCCGCAGCCGAGGGCCCGGGCGGGGGCCCGGTCGCGAGTCCGGCCGCGGGCCCGCTCGCGGCCCCGCGCGCTGGCCGCCGCCGGGCTGGCCGCGCTGGCCGGGCTGGCGCTCCTCGCCACCGGATGCTCCGCCAGCGCCCCCGGCCCGGCGGGGGCACCCCGCTCCCCGGCCGGTGCCGCGGGGGCCGCGGGTGCCGCCCGTACCGAGCGCGAGCTGGGCCGGGTGCCGATCCCGACCGCGCCGGCCACCCCGCTCCAGCCCACCGCCTCGCCGGGCCGCGCCCAACTGGTGGCGATGGGCGTCCGGGTGCACGTCGTACTGGGCGCGCTGGGCGGCACCATCACCGCGCTGGGGCCCGAGTTCGCCGCCGGGAGCAGCATGGACCGCCGGGCCGGCCGGGTCACCGTGCGCACCACCGGGCCCGGACTCCGGGTCTGCGCGGGGGAGTTCGCCTTCCACGACGAGCTCGGCAGGAGGGTGCCGGTGCACACCGTCGGCCCGTCCTGCGGTGCCGCCGTCACCCTCGCCGGAACCTTCGACTCCGGTCACACCACCCTCACCTGGACCAGGGCCCGACTCACCGTGGTCACCTGGGACTTCGAGGTGGAGTTGGACTGAAGGAGGGGATCGGCGGCAGGCCGCGCGTTGCCCGCCGGTGATTTGTTCGTTTCCAAATGGATTCGAGGGTTCCGCGCTCTTGTGCGGAGGTCCAACCTGCAGCATGCTGCCTGCGCATGACCATCCGCGAAGACGCCGGCGCACTGGCGCCGGAACTGGTCCAGCTCCGCCATGAGCTGCACCGACATCCGGAAGTCGGGCTCGAACTACCGCGCACCCAGGACCGGGTGCTGGCCGCGCTGGACGGCCTGCCGCTGGACATCACCACCGGGCAGGGGCTGAGCTCGGTCACCGCCGTCCTCCGGGGCGGCGCCCGGAACGCGGGCGCGGGGGCCCCGGTGGCCGAGCCGCTCGCCGTGCTGCTGCGCGGCGACATGGACGCGCTGCCGGTCACCGAGGCCACCGGCGCCGCGTACGCCTCCGGCACCGGAGACACGATGCACGCCTGCGGCCACGACCTCCACACCGCCATGCTGGTCGGCGCCGCCCGGCTGCTCTCCGCCCGGCGGGAGAGCCTGCCGGGCGACGTGGTCCTCATGTTCCAGCCGGGCGAGGAGGGTTGGGACGGCGCCGGGCGCATGATCGACGAGGGGGTGCTGGACGCCGCCGGTCCGCGGGTCGCGGCCGGCTACGGGCTGCATGTCACCGCGGCGGGGCTGCCCCGCGGGGTGGTCGGCTGCCGTCCCGGGCCGATCCTCTCCGCCTCGGACGCGCTGACCGTCACGGTGCGCGGCAGCGGCGGCCACGGCTCGAAGCCGCACCGGGCCAAGGATCCGGTGCCGGTCGCCGCCGAGATGGTCACCGCGCTGCAGACGCTGGTGACCCGGCAGCACGACATCTTCGACCCGGTGGTCCTCAGCGTGGGGGTGCTGCGGGCCGGCACCCGGCGCAACATCATCCCGGACACCGCCGTGCTGGAGTGCACCGTCCGCAGCTACTCGGCGGCGGCCCGGGCACGGATGAAGGACGGCGCGGTCGCGCTGCTGCGCGGGATCGCCTCCGCCCACGGGGTGGAGGCCGACATCGACTACCACGCCGAGTACCCGGTCACCGTCAACGACGGCGCACAGGCCGCGTTCCTCGCCGACACCGCGCGCGAGGTACTGGGCGAGGAGCGGTATGTCGACCTGCCGCACCCGGTGTCCGCCTCCGAGGACTTCTCCCGGGTGCTGGCGGCGGTGCCCGGCAGTTTCGCCATGCTCGGCGCCGTCCCCGAGGGCGCCGACCCGGAGCGGACGGCCGACAACCACTCGCCGTACGCCGTCTTCGACGACGCGGTGCTGGCGGACGGCGCCGCACTGCTGGCCGAACTCGCCGTCCGCAGACTGGGGCTGACGGCCGATCAGAGAGAGACCGAGGAGGTGTGCGCAGATGGCTGAGCGGAGCAGGGGCCGGGACGCCCTTCTGCTGCTGCCGGCGATACCGGCGGTGGCACTGCTGGCGACCCCGTGGCTGCCGTTCGTCGATACGGCGAAGCTGTGGCTGGGGTTGCCGTCGATGATGGTGTGGCCGTCGATCTGGGTGTTCCTGATCGTCCCGGCGCTGGCCGCGGTCGAGTGGGGGCGCACCCGGCATCTGGACGCCGAGCGCGCCGAGCCGGACGCCGGCCGGGGCGGCCGGAGCGGGCCTGGCGGCCTGGGCGGCCCGGCCGGACCGAACGGAGCCGAGGAGGCCGGCGCATGAGCACAGTCCTGACGGTGACGCTGGTCGGCATGGTGGTGATCGCCGCCATCGGCTTCCTGGGCCGGCGCAAGCCGGACGGGGACCTCTCCGGCTGGGCGACGGGCGGGCGCAGGTTCGGCTCGCTGACGATGTGGTTCCTCCAGGCCGGGGAGACCTTCACCACCTTCACCTTCCTCGGCATGGCAGGCCTCGCCTTCACCAACGGCGTCGCCGCGACCTACGCCATCCCCTACATCCCGCTGGGCACCATCGCCCTCTACTTCATCGGCCCGCGGGTCTGGCGGCTCGGCCGCCGGCACCGGTACGTGACCCAGGGCGACTACTTCGAGCAGCGCTACGACTCCAAGGGGCTCAGCACCCTGGTGGCCGTGGTCGGCGTGGTCTTCATGCTGCCGTACCTCCAGCTGCAGATCACCGGGCTGGGCGAGATCGTCCTGCTGGTCACCCACAACGGGACCTCCGGCACCTGGGGGATGGTGATCGGCACCGTCCTCACCGCCGCCTTCGTCCTCTGGGCCGGCATCCGCGGGGCCGCCACCACCTCGTACTTCAAGGACGCGATCATGCTGGTCGCGGTGGTCGTGGTGGCCGTCGCCCTGCCGCTGCACTTCACCGGCGGCATCGGCCACGCCTTCCACGAGATCGCCGCCCGCCACCCGGAGATGCTCAGCCTCCAGGCCGGCGACCACGACCGGGCCTGGTGGTTCAGCAGCATGCTGTCCAGCACCATCGGCGCCGGCTTCCTCTGCTTCCCGTTCGTCTGGCCGGGGCTGCTGAGCGCGGGCGACGAGCGTGGGCTGCGCCGCAACTGGGTCTTCGGCCCGCTCTACCAGATCGCCCTGATCATGCCGCTGGTCGTCGGCTTCGTCGCGATCCTGGTGCTGGCCAAGGGCACGGACGGGAACGCGGCGCTGCTCACCCTCACCGGGAAGGCGCTGCCGCAGTGGCTGGTCGGCGTGATCGCGGTGGGCGGCTCGGCGGCGGCGATGGTGCCGGCCGCGGTGATGTCCCTCGGGATGTCGACCGCGGTGGCGCGGAACATCGTCCGGATCCGGCGGCCGCGGGCGCAGATGCTGGTGAACCATGTCACGGTGCTGGTGGTGCTCGGGCTCGCGCTGGTGCTCCAGCTGGTGCGGCCGGGCGCGCTGGCCAATCTGCTGCTCCTCACCTACAGCGGGATCGTCCAGGTCGCGCCCGGCCTGGTCGCCGGACTGCGGGAGCGGCCGCTGCTGCACAAGGCCTCGGTGATCGCCGGGATCGTGGCCGGCGTGGCCGTGGTGGTCTGGCTCACCTTCTGGAAGGTGGACGTGGGCAACGTCAACGCCGGGATCGTCGGCCTGGGCGCCAACCTGGTGGTGGCCGCGGCCGTCCAGCTGCTGGTGCGGCGGCGGCCGGTGCCGGCCGAGACGGCCGGCGAGAAGACCGGCGCCGAGCGGTCGGCGGTGCCGGCGAACTGACGGGCGGAGGCCCGCCCTGCGGCGCTGGGGCGCGGCGGGACAGGCCGCGACAGGCCGGGGCGGGACGCCGGGCGGGGGCCGGGTCCCGCCCCGGCCTCGTCGGAGTGCTCAGCTATGCTGAAGACATGTCCGCTGCGGAGACCCCCACCAGCCCCCTGTCCCGCCGCCGGCCCCCGGCCCCCGAGGCGCCCGCCCGGCGGGTCGACCCGGACGCCGCCGAGCTGCGGAACAGCGTGATGCGGCTGGCCCGCCGGCTGCGCGGGGAGCGGGAGCGGGGCGAGCTGAGCCTCGGCATGCTCTCCGTGCTCGGCCGCCTGGAGCGCGACGGCGCCGTCACCACCAGCGAGCTGGCCGGCTTCGAACGGGTCACCCCGCAGTCGATGACCAGGACGGTCGGCCGGCTGGTCGACCTCGGCCTGGTCGAGCGCAGCCCGGACCCGGCCGACGGCCGGCAGACGCTGCTGCACATCACCCGGCGCGGACGCGAGTTGATCCTCCAGGACCGCGAGCGCCGGGACGCCTGGCTGGCCCGGACGATGGCCGCGAACCTCACCGACGTCGAGCGCGACCTGCTGCTGCTGGCCGGCCGCCTGCTGGACCGGCTGGCCGAGGCGCCGGACCCGGCGGCCCGTGCCGCGGCCGCGGCCCCGGCCGCGGGAACGGCCGAGGACCCAGCCGCGGACGGATGAGCCCGTAGGCCCGCAGAACACCGAGCTAGACCCCGAAGAGCGCCGAGCGCGCTTCCCCAGGACGGAACGATCGTGACCCCCCGCCGTGACACACCGCCGGCCGCCGCCGGTGCCGACCTCCTCGCCGAGACCCGGACCGGAGACGGTCGCCTGCCCACCCAGACCTGTAGCAATGCTGCTGATCGTTCAGCGGTTGCTCCGCCACCGCAGCGCCCTCAGCTGCCGAGGCGGATGGTCGGGCCGATCGCCTTCGGCACCATCCTCCAGCCGCTGAACTCCTCGATGATCGCGGTCGCCCTGGTCGGGATCCAGGCGCACTTCGGGGCCGGCTCGGCGGCGGTCTGGCTGGTCTCCGGGCTCTATCTGGCGACGGCCGTCGCCGCCCCGGCGGCCGGCCGGCTGGCCGACGCCCTCGGCCCGCGGAGGGTGTCGCTCGCCGGGCTGGTGCTGATCGCCCTCGCCTCGCTGGCCGCGCCGTTCGCGCCGAGCGTCGGGGTGCTGGTGCTGTGCCGGGTGGTGATCGGGATCGGCACGGCCGCGCAGTACCCGTGCGGCGTGGCGATGGTGCGCCGGGCCGCGGACAGCCTGCGGGCCCAGTCGCAGAACGCGCTGGCGATGCTCGCCGTCTGCTCGCAGGTGATGGTCGCCCTCGGCCCGACGCTGGGCGGCGTGCTGGTCGGGGTGCTGGGCTGGTCCGGGATCTTCTGGGTGAACGTGCCGCTGGCCGTGGTCGGCGGGATCG contains the following coding sequences:
- a CDS encoding MarR family transcriptional regulator, coding for MSAAETPTSPLSRRRPPAPEAPARRVDPDAAELRNSVMRLARRLRGERERGELSLGMLSVLGRLERDGAVTTSELAGFERVTPQSMTRTVGRLVDLGLVERSPDPADGRQTLLHITRRGRELILQDRERRDAWLARTMAANLTDVERDLLLLAGRLLDRLAEAPDPAARAAAAAPAAGTAEDPAADG